The DNA window GATCGCCGATATGTCACACAGGCAGATATCCATACGGGCAGGCTAGCGCGCCCACGCCAGCGCAAACGGCCGATGCCCAAGAAAGTCCCGCGCCGTCAAACGCAAACCTTGCAGAAACCCAACAGGATTTGCCGTCATCGTGCAACTTTTGTCCAAAGCTCCTGTTGATAACTCGCAGACCACCAGCTAGACAACGCGCCAGAAAAAAACGCCCCGCGAACGCAAGGTTCACGGGGCGCAAGCCAATCAATCAGGCGAAAACTTACGCGAGACGGGCGAAGTGGCGTTTGCCAACCTGGAGGATGGCGCCCTTCTTCACGAGCGCGGGATCGACGTTGTAGCTCTTTGCCGGAAGAGCCTCGCCGTCGATGCGGACGCCGCCGCCGTCGATGTCGCGGCGCGCCTGGCTCGCGGAGCTGGAGAGGCCCGCAGCAACCAGCACGCGCGGCAGGTAGACAAGGCCGTCGTCGCCAACCTCGACCTCGACGGAGACCTCGTCGATCTGCTCGGGCATCTCGCGCTTGGAGTGCACGCGTGTGAACTCCGCGGCAGCCTCCTCGCCCGCGCCGACGCCGTGGTACAGGTCGCAGATGTTGGCGGCCAGGGCGCGCTTGAGCTCGTAGGGGTCGGCCGAGCCGTCGGCCAGGGCGGCGTCGATCTTGTCGACCTCGTCGACGGACAGGGTGCTCGCCAGGCGGTAGTACTTGCCGATCATGGTGTCGGGGATGCTCATGAGCTTGCCGTACATGTCGGCCGGCTCGTCGGTGAGGCCCACGTAGTTGCCATAGCTCTTCGACATCTTGCGCACGCCGTCCGTGCCCTCGAGCAGCGGCATCGTGAGCGCAATCTGCGGCTCCATGCCCATCTTCTCCATGAGCTCGCGGCCGGCAAGCAGGTTGAACAGCTGGTCGGTGCCGCCCATCTCGACGTCGGCCTTGATCTGGACCGAGTCGAACGCCTGCATGACGGGGTAGAGGAACTCGTGCAGCGCGATGGGGGTCTGCGACTGGTAGCGCTTCGTGAAGTCGTCGCGCTCGAGGATGCGGGCCACCGTGAACTTGCTGCACAGCTCGAGCATGCCCTTGAGGTCGAGCGACAGAATCCAGTCGCCGTTGTGCACGACGTTGGTCTTCTCGGGGTCGAGGATCTTCATGGCCTGGTTGACGTAGGTCTCGGCGTTGGCCTCGATCTGCTCCTGCGAGAGCTGCGGGCGCGTCGAGTTCTTGCCGGACGGGTCGCCGATGAGGGCGGTGCCGTTGCCGATGATGAGCGTCACCTGGTGGCCAAGGTCCTGGAACTGGCGCATCTTGCGCAGGGGCACGGCGTGGCCGAGGTGCAGGTCGGGGCTGGTGGGGTCAACGCCAAGCTTGATGTTGAGCGGCACGCCACGCTCGAGCTTCTTGCGAAGCTCGGCCTCGGGCACGATCTGGGCGGCGCCAGAGGCGATGACCTTCATCTGTTCGTCGACTGAGAGCACGGTTCCTCCAATATGCGGCTAGCACCCTCACTCGCGGCCGCGGGCGGTGCTTGGTTTATGAGCTTCCCGACGATGCGGGAACAAACGGTTAGTGTAGCGCAACGCTGCGGAAAGGCCCGCCGAGGCAAGCGGGACGATTGCGATGGCAAACGGCAGGACGTAGACGGCCTTGGCCTCCCACAGCAGGTAGCACCCGAAGCCCGTGAAGAACACGGCCGCGAGAAGGAGCAGGGTCGCGCGCGAGCCCTCCCCCGCCGGCGCGTCGCCCTCGGCCGCGGGCTCCCCGCGCCTGCCCCAGCGCCGGCACGCAACCGCCACGAGTCCGAACGCCGAGGCAAACGTCACGGTCTGGTAGCCGTCGAGCAGGTTCGTGAGCCGGGCGCAGGCGGCTCCCAGCAGCGTAGACTCGTCCGCGGGGTTCG is part of the Parolsenella massiliensis genome and encodes:
- the tyrS gene encoding tyrosine--tRNA ligase, whose product is MLSVDEQMKVIASGAAQIVPEAELRKKLERGVPLNIKLGVDPTSPDLHLGHAVPLRKMRQFQDLGHQVTLIIGNGTALIGDPSGKNSTRPQLSQEQIEANAETYVNQAMKILDPEKTNVVHNGDWILSLDLKGMLELCSKFTVARILERDDFTKRYQSQTPIALHEFLYPVMQAFDSVQIKADVEMGGTDQLFNLLAGRELMEKMGMEPQIALTMPLLEGTDGVRKMSKSYGNYVGLTDEPADMYGKLMSIPDTMIGKYYRLASTLSVDEVDKIDAALADGSADPYELKRALAANICDLYHGVGAGEEAAAEFTRVHSKREMPEQIDEVSVEVEVGDDGLVYLPRVLVAAGLSSSASQARRDIDGGGVRIDGEALPAKSYNVDPALVKKGAILQVGKRHFARLA